One window from the genome of Procambarus clarkii isolate CNS0578487 chromosome 90, FALCON_Pclarkii_2.0, whole genome shotgun sequence encodes:
- the LOC138359341 gene encoding uncharacterized protein, with amino-acid sequence MKDTLRDMKVSVRDVKDILRDIRDIYNILRDIRDTLKGMKDTLRDMKDTLKDIKDTLRDMKDTLRDMKDTLGDIKDSLRDMMDSLKDMLDTKDTLREWKYTLRVINDTLSDMKDSRRDIKDTLRFLLDTLRDIKDSFRGI; translated from the exons atgaaggatactctcagagacatgaaggttTCTGTCAGAGACGTGAAggatattctcagagatatcag AGACATTTACAATATTCTGAGAGACATCAGGGATACTCTCAAaggcatgaaggatactctcagagacatgaaggatactctcaaagacatcaaggatactctcagggacatgaaagatactctcagagacatgaaggatactctcggaGACATCAAGGATAGTCTCAGAGACATGATGGATTCTCTCAAAGACATGTTGG AcacgaaggatactctcagagaatgGAAGTATACTCTCAGAGTCATCAATGATACTCTCAGCGACATGAAGGATTCTCGcagagacatcaaggatactctcagattcCTCTTGGATACTCTCAGGGACATCAAGGATTCTTTCAGAGGCATCTAG